A window of bacterium contains these coding sequences:
- a CDS encoding L-threonine 3-dehydrogenase — protein MKKILITGAIGQIGSELTMALRERYGSGNVLATDIRVPNGEVLESGPFEKMDCTDPKSINDVVSKFKPDTIYHLAALLSAVAEAKPQAAWKVNIDGLFYVLETARETGCAVFTPSSIGAFGPATPQDNTPQDTIQRPNTMYGVTKVSGELLCDYYYKRFGVDTRGVRYPGIISYKTLPGGGTTDYAVEIYYEAVKNSRYTSFIKEGTYMDMMYMPDALKAAIDVMEADPDRLKHRNAFNVTAMSFAPEHIYAEIKKVIPDFKISYDVDPVRQSIADSWPNSMDDSAAREEWNWTPEYDLAKMTEEMIKELKKKLL, from the coding sequence ATGAAGAAAATCCTTATTACCGGAGCAATCGGCCAGATTGGTTCTGAACTTACAATGGCATTAAGAGAGCGGTACGGCAGCGGTAATGTACTTGCAACAGACATCCGTGTCCCGAATGGAGAGGTGCTGGAATCGGGCCCTTTTGAAAAAATGGATTGCACAGACCCAAAGAGCATTAATGATGTAGTAAGCAAATTCAAACCGGATACAATTTACCATCTTGCTGCGCTTCTTTCAGCAGTTGCAGAGGCAAAACCTCAGGCAGCATGGAAAGTTAATATTGACGGCCTGTTTTACGTTCTTGAAACTGCACGTGAAACAGGCTGCGCTGTTTTTACTCCCAGCTCAATAGGAGCTTTCGGCCCGGCAACACCACAGGATAATACGCCTCAGGATACAATTCAGAGGCCGAACACAATGTATGGTGTAACCAAAGTGTCAGGGGAGCTTTTGTGCGATTATTATTATAAAAGGTTCGGAGTTGATACAAGAGGCGTGCGTTATCCGGGAATTATATCCTATAAAACTCTTCCAGGAGGCGGTACAACAGATTATGCCGTAGAAATTTATTATGAAGCTGTTAAAAACAGCAGGTATACATCTTTTATCAAAGAAGGTACATACATGGACATGATGTACATGCCTGATGCTCTGAAAGCTGCTATTGATGTAATGGAGGCTGATCCTGACCGTCTGAAGCACAGGAATGCTTTTAATGTTACAGCAATGAGCTTTGCTCCTGAACACATTTATGCAGAGATTAAAAAAGTAATACCTGATTTTAAAATCTCTTATGATGTTGATCCTGTCAGACAGTCTATTGCAGATTCATGGCCGAATTCCATGGATGATAGTGCAGCAAGAGAAGAATGGAACTGGACTCCGGAGTATGATCTTGCAAAGATGACAGAAGAGATGATAAAAGAACTGAAGAAAAAATTGTTGTGA
- the acpS gene encoding holo-ACP synthase — MIVGTGIDIIEIGRMKDALSRFEDRLRKMLFTPSETEYCLKGANRRVQAVKFAGRFAAKEAYLKAIGTGLRDGIKWTDIEILNDDLGKPYINVKNIAMQKLREIKGDQIHISISHCLEYATAVVILEQTV; from the coding sequence ATGATTGTAGGCACAGGAATTGATATTATTGAGATAGGCAGAATGAAAGATGCTCTTTCGCGGTTTGAAGATCGTTTGAGAAAGATGCTTTTTACTCCTTCTGAAACAGAATACTGCCTTAAGGGCGCAAACAGGCGTGTTCAGGCAGTCAAGTTTGCAGGAAGGTTTGCAGCAAAAGAGGCATATCTTAAAGCTATTGGCACAGGCCTGCGGGATGGAATCAAATGGACTGATATTGAAATACTTAATGATGATCTCGGTAAACCGTACATAAATGTAAAAAATATAGCGATGCAGAAATTAAGAGAAATTAAGGGGGATCAAATACATATTTCTATTTCACATTGCCTTGAATATGCAACTGCGGTTGTAATACTTGAGCAAACAGTATAA
- a CDS encoding outer membrane lipoprotein-sorting protein, translating into MYSNKIKTALIIFLSVIAGVLNAQQKITGLKIIENVYNRPSPKDQTGDLTMTLINSRGDTRVREIKQYVKDYGKVEKKIMFFISPADVRNTSFMNWSYDQEGKDDDQWIYLPALKKVKRISSDSKSDYFMGSDFTYDDLGDRQPSEDTHKLLREEEFNGEQCYVVESIPKGEDYMYSRTVTWIIKDKWIGLKKEFYDEDGDLLKTLTIKKYEKIKGYWLITNSEMHNVQKNHKTVMELTNLKLDTSISDRQFTERMMRRGL; encoded by the coding sequence ATGTATTCAAACAAGATTAAAACCGCATTAATTATATTTTTATCTGTAATAGCCGGTGTTTTAAATGCTCAGCAGAAAATTACAGGCCTTAAAATTATTGAAAATGTTTACAACAGGCCCTCGCCAAAGGATCAGACAGGTGATCTTACAATGACACTGATAAATTCCAGAGGCGACACAAGAGTCCGGGAGATCAAACAGTATGTAAAAGACTACGGCAAGGTTGAAAAGAAGATCATGTTCTTTATCTCTCCTGCAGATGTTCGTAATACATCTTTTATGAACTGGAGTTACGATCAGGAAGGCAAAGATGACGATCAGTGGATATATCTGCCTGCTCTTAAAAAGGTAAAAAGAATTTCAAGCGACAGTAAAAGCGATTACTTTATGGGTTCGGATTTCACATACGATGATCTCGGCGACAGGCAGCCTTCGGAAGATACTCATAAACTTCTCAGGGAAGAAGAATTTAACGGAGAGCAGTGCTATGTTGTTGAAAGTATTCCCAAAGGAGAAGATTATATGTATTCCCGTACTGTAACATGGATCATAAAAGATAAATGGATCGGGCTTAAAAAAGAGTTCTATGATGAAGACGGGGATCTGCTTAAAACTCTTACAATTAAAAAGTATGAAAAAATAAAGGGATACTGGCTGATTACAAACTCCGAGATGCACAATGTGCAGAAGAATCATAAGACCGTAATGGAGTTGACGAACCTTAAGCTTGACACATCAATTTCTGACAGGCAATTTACAGAGAGAATGATGAGGAGAGGCCTTTAA